Below is a window of Micromonospora chersina DNA.
GCTGACCCCCCGCCGGGACCTGCACCCGCTGAGGGTCAGCCTCGGCTGAGCTTCGCGAGCATCCGGCCGAGGTGCGGCTCGACCGTTCCGGGCAGGGCCGCGGCGACCTCGGCGGGGGTCCACCAGCGGACGCTCCGGAACTCGGCCGGGTCGGGGATGAGCTTCTGGTCGCGGCTGCCGGTCAGCACGTACCAGAGGCTGACGTCGGTGTGCCGCTCCTCCGGCGGGCCGACCGTTTCGGTCACCGTGAGGAAGGCCGGGCGCTCGCCGAGGGCCGGCGCGAAGACGGCCGGCACGCCCAACTCCTCCACCATCTCCCGGCGTACGGTCCGCGCGGGATCCTCGCCGGGCTCGACGTGACCGCCGCTGGGCAGCCACATGCCGGCCTTGCGGTGGTCGACCAGCAGCA
It encodes the following:
- a CDS encoding NUDIX hydrolase, which translates into the protein MRDEIRALVKALTPGDELEARHRETALAWLAGTVDIFRRVKPRTPSPHLVAYFLLRDETDGAVLLVDHRKAGMWLPSGGHVEPGEDPARTVRREMVEELGVPAVFAPALGERPAFLTVTETVGPPEERHTDVSLWYVLTGSRDQKLIPDPAEFRSVRWWTPAEVAAALPGTVEPHLGRMLAKLSRG